From Mus musculus strain C57BL/6J chromosome 17, GRCm38.p6 C57BL/6J, the proteins below share one genomic window:
- the Angptl4 gene encoding angiopoietin-related protein 4 precursor, whose amino-acid sequence MRCAPTAGAALVLCAATAGLLSAQGRPAQPEPPRFASWDEMNLLAHGLLQLGHGLREHVERTRGQLGALERRMAACGNACQGPKGKDAPFKDSEDRVPEGQTPETLQSLQTQLKAQNSKIQQLFQKVAQQQRYLSKQNLRIQNLQSQIDLLAPTHLDNGVDKTSRGKRLPKMTQLIGLTPNATHLHRPPRDCQELFQEGERHSGLFQIQPLGSPPFLVNCEMTSDGGWTVIQRRLNGSVDFNQSWEAYKDGFGDPQGEFWLGLEKMHSITGNRGSQLAVQLQDWDGNAKLLQFPIHLGGEDTAYSLQLTEPTANELGATNVSPNGLSLPFSTWDQDHDLRGDLNCAKSLSGGWWFGTCSHSNLNGQYFHSIPRQRQERKKGIFWKTWKGRYYPLQATTLLIQPMEATAAS is encoded by the exons ATGCGCTGCGCTCCGACAGCAGGCGCTGCCCTGGTGCTATGCGCGGCTACTGCGGGGCTTTTGAGCGCGCAAGGGCGCCCTGCACAGCCAGAGCCACCGCGCTTTGCATCCTGGGACGAGATGAACTTGCTGGCTCACGGGCTGCtacagctcggccatgggctgcgcGAACACGTGGAGCGCACCCGTGGGCAGCTGGGCGCGCTGGAGCGCCGCATGGCTGCCTGTGGTAACGCTTGTCAGGGGCCCAAGGGAAAAGATGCACCCTTCAAAGACTCCGAGGATAGAGTCCCTGAAGGCCAGACTCCTGAGACTCTGCAGAGTTTGCAG ACTCAGCTCAAGGCTCAAAACAGCAAGATCCAGCAATTGTTCCAGAAGGTGGCCCAGCAGCAGAGATACCTATCAAAGCAGAATctgagaatacagaatcttcagAGCCAG ATAGACCTCTTGGCCCCCACGCACCTAGACAATGGAGTAGACAAGACTTCGAGGGGAAAGAGGCTTCCCAAGATGACCCAGCTCATTGGCTTGACTCCCAACGCCACCCACTTACACA GGCCGCCCCGGGACTGCCAGGAACTCTTCCAAGAAGGGGAGCGGCACAGTGGACTTTTCCAGATCCAGCCTCTGGGGTCTCCACCATTTTTGGTCAACTGTGAGATGACTTCAG ATGGAGGCTGGACAGTGATTCAGAGACGCCTGAACGGCTCTGTGGACTTCAACCAGTCCTGGGAAGCCTACAAGGATGGCTTCGGAGATCCCCAAG GCGAGTTCTGGCTGGGCCTGGAAAAGATGCACAGCATCACAGGGAACCGAGGAAGCCAATTGGCTGTGCAGCTCCAGGACTGGGATGGCAATGCCAAATTGCTCCAATTTCCCATCCATTTGGGGGGTGAGGACACAGCCTACAGCCTGCAGCTCACTGAGCCCACGGCCAATGAGCTGGGTGCCACCAATGTTTCCCCCAATGGCCTTTCCCTGCCCTTCTCTACTTGGGACCAAGACCATGACCTCCGTGGGGACCTTAACTGTGCCAAGAGCCTCTCTG GTGGCTGGTGGTTTGGTACCTGTAGCCATTCCAATCTCAATGGACAATACTTCCACTCTATCCCACGGCAACGGCAGGAGCGTAAAAAGGGTATCTTCTGGAAAACATGGAAGGGCCGCTACTATCCTCTGCAGGCTACCACCCTGCTGATCCAGCCCATGGAGGCTACAGCAGCCTCTTAG